TTCCCCTTTCGAGTCTGGGCGAGATTCAGCGAGATTCACGGTACAGTGATGGCAAGTCGGAAGCGCCACGCTGCACTTAAACGCACCATGAGAACCGTGGAGAGTGAAGGCAGCGCGCGCAGCTCTCGCGTGTGCCCCGCAAtgcttcattttgtgtttcGTGTCTCGGGATCAAAGAGCTCAAAGTGAGTTTGTGAGCAGCACTGCAGGCCGACAGTGGAGCAGTCCACAGCGGGCTTGTGTCCCCTCgtgccagtgttgccaacttagcgactttgtcgctatatttagcgagttttcagaccccctagcgactttttttctataaaaagtcgctaaaaaaagacgtgaaagtgtgcatatcgcttttactctcaacaagcagcaggtgctgtaacgcagtcagttcttcttttactcttttactcttatgctgttttgtggatcacaaggtttaaaactacttataaacacacacacacacacaaagtaacgccaccagagtgcctatttcgggtcacttttgccggtccaagcccgggtgaaGGAGCaaggttggaattgtgacattaaaaaaacaataattgctaaaagaaatttaatttgtagttctaaataaactctaaatgcacttaggacgttttttactcactttatgtctcttccgcgatgttatttctctctccaacaacaattacattagcgtgaccaattatgcaaattaggtgatgacgtcatttagcgacttctagcgacttttaggacagccaatagcgattttccttactgaggagttggcaacactgcctcGTGCAGGCCTCGTGTCGGGCTCTCGTGCTCCCTGCTCTCGGTTCGTGGAGCTTCCAAAGCTCAGTGACTCGGTGCGGAGCTCAGCGCTGCTCGGCGGCTTCTTGCACTCTTTTCTTTGCTAAAACCGATGGAGCCGCAGCAGAGCTCCGTAAAAAGCCTTTTCCAGCTGATACACACGTTTGTTCACGCACTCCGAGTTAAAAGCAGCATCTGGTGAGCGCAGCTGTGGGACAAAGTGACGCCGCGAGCTCCCAGCAAACACACCGATGCTGCTGGAGGCCCACGGAGCAGCGACACTTCTGTGACAGCTGCTGACTTCTAACCAAAGCACAGTTTCACTCTCATTGTTGCACATCAGAAGCTTCATTAGTGACCTTACAGCAGCTCGCTTCCACACTTTGGCTCTGATCTCTTAGTCTGCATTGACTCTGTTTCCTTCTACAGTTACTGACTCTACAATAAACAACAGCAGTCAATGAACACgtgaacacacacatccacaaactGATCACCAAGTGTCTCAATGTGTAATACTCAATACCTGCTAAAAACATCCACCATCTCACTGTTAAACATTCTTTTTGTCGCTACTAGTCAAACATTTTATCCTTgtatctattttatttattatttgatttgatttgatatacctttaatcccacaaggggaaattttatcattattattgtaatataatatttttgttgttattatttgctATTTATTTTATCCTGTTCTGCCCATGTCGGTGCATTTCCCAGCTCTGGCACTAATAAAGCTTATCTCATGTCCTGGATAGTGACCTCAGTTTAATTTAGTATCTTTAATTATGCCCAGTACATCTCTGCTCCTCTTTCTGGAGGATTCTGTAATTCTCCCACCTACTGAAAAATATGTGACCACAATTTTTCGTGCATGATAAGTAAAATGCTGCACAACAGCTCTGACCCACTCCATCACGTGCTGACCAGTCACAGGAGTGGGTTTAGTGAGAGACTGAGAACCAAAATTCCCCTCTGAACaccacaggaaatcattcctaccCATCTCCTGTACAGCACTTACTACAATAGTTGCATTATATAAAGGCAGATAGAAAGGTGGCCACGGAGCCACTAAATTAGATTGAAGAAAGCTTTGATGGAAATTCCTCTGGGCATTGCTAGGAAAGCTGGATGTGAAGGACACAGCAGGGCCTGCCTGTGGCATAGGCAGTATAGGCAAATTCCTACAGTGTCATCCATCCAGGGGCACCAcaagtgaggaaaaaaatacaaaaaaaaatgataccaattcatatttttctttgtatacATTTTGGCATCTAATTAGCCAATTTTTGCCCTCTAATAGTCCAACAAACAAGCCCTTTGTATCCTAGTTAGTCTAGTTGTGTGTTAAAGTGCACACCAAGTCAGGTGGGTTTGTCATTTCAACTATGTGCAGTACAGCAGCGGTcgccaacccccgggcctcagaccagtaccgggccgcgagagttgaggctcaggtgtgaaatgtatgtttttcagggtttttaaatCGATTTTCAGcgtgttatcgtttttatcgttaactctgatttcctgggtcttttcacgtgtgtcaTGAATAGATCTTTTTcagtaccggtactagtttgttgtatttatccgcgacaccttagaggccggtccgtgaaaatattgtcgggcataaaccggtccgtgacgcaaaaaaggttggggaccgctgcagtacagtacacagtgaagcAAGAGCATAGTGCTGCATATAACAGACAGGACCACATGAATGTATGTATGGAGAAACTGCAACAATACAGACGACTAAAACTATACAGACACGACTGTGCAATAAAAAGCTGCAACATAATGTTGATACTAGTTTTCTGCACCAAAGCATTTTAATCTAATGACCAAGTGAACTTTGCATATCAGGAATTAAAGAACAATTATACTTGGAACTAAAACCAAGTGTCAAATACAAAGTCACATTAATTGTATGTTTGTAGTGAGTTTGTCTTTGCACAACGTAAAAAGCAGGAACACATTTCTGTAGGCTGGGTTCAGTACAGCGGATTAATATCACCCAGTGACACAAGGTGCACATCCGCGATTCTAGTAGCTGACAACACAGTAAGTAGGATGTTAGACTGTAGGAATTATGCTTGTTAGTTTAGTGTGTGGCTCTGAAAAGAGCCGTTGTGTTGACGTCTGACGGCCAGTCAGCTTATTTGGAGCTGGTGTACTTGGTGACGGCCTTGGTGCCCTCAGACACGGCGTGCTTGGCCAGCTCACCGGGGAGAAGCAGGCGCACTGCGGTCTGGATCTCCCTGGAGGTGATGGTGGACCGCTTGTTGTAGTGGGCCAGGCGAGATGCCTCGGCAGCGATGCGCTCGAAGATGTCGTTGACAAACGAGTTCATGATGCTCATGGCTTTGGAGGAGATCCCGGTGTCGGGGTGGACCTGCTTCAGCACCTTGTACACGTAGATGGCGTAGCTCTCCTTCCTggtctttctcttcttcttgccGCCCTTGCCGGCGGTCTTGGTCACGGCTTTCTTGGAGCCCTTCTTGGGCGCTGACTTGGCGGGTTCAGGCATTTTCTTTCCTCGATACTCGACGAATGAGCTCCGTGACTGAGAGCAGCGCTTTTTATACAGGCTGTATGCTAATATCACTGCGCAGGCCCtcgcatctcattggtggagcCGCACAGTGGGCCGGACGTTGTGTTGGAGGGAATTTGTGAATTTTGCTGAAACAGGCGCGCATCTAACAAAGACAGTGGACTGTGTGATTGTGTCCTCGTTTGCTGAGACTGTCATTTGTTCTAAATGAGCAGTaaatgtagagctctgtgtggcAGATATGGATGTGTTAGTATCAGTATTATCTTCAGCCAACAATGAAATCATTTGAATAACAATTCCACCTGGtttcatgtctctgtgtttctgtagcGCCCATGTaacctggtgatagtcacagtttacCGTCACCAGCACACAGCTTTAAAACTTCGCTGAGTTTTAGCTCTGAGTGGAGATTAAACACTGGGCATAATTAGGTAACTGCATAGTTTTACTGAAGTCTAATATGTCTCACTGGAGCGCACATATTAGACTGAaccctacatatatatatatatgtacatatataaagagagggagagcaaACAGTGTGTTGCATTTCCACAGGAACATGGGCAAAAGTATTCATTTGGTGATTTATTCTAATATATAAATGCTgttctgtttcattttaatctgctgctgagtctctttgATGCTGATGGAtaacacagaacacacagcaagaacacctgttcagccaatcacattcattccactttgatttGCACAAACTCAAGCGCCCGTCTCTCATCTTCCTTTTTACAACAGTGTTGTGTTTGACTGGTAGATTTTAATGATCTCTATATTGTCGATTTTCACATCTCTGGAAGAGTTGGCAGTAATAAGGATCATTTTCTGTGGGAGAACAAAGATATGACCCGTGAATTAGATCCGTAGATGacagttagattagtttgatgcTGCCAACACTTTCACAAGAACGCTCTGGAAAAACCCTGAGTTAACTTAGAGAGCTGATAGCTTCTTGTCAACGCttatcttgcttttttttttccacggGGAACTAAAGCCCTGCATGGGATGAGCGGGTCTTAGCCTTAGCTCCGGCTTTGCCTTCGGTAAACTTCATTAAATTATACAAATTAAGAATTCATTTATTCACGAAGGATACACTCAACCCATCCTTCAATTTCTGGGAAAAAAGAGACGCATTTTTCTGCCATTTGCGGCCTGAGGAGGATGCAGTCTCTAAATGTTCACCCCCcctatgtgtgtttgttactgAGCATTGATGCAGCCACGTACACTGCTGCTACAGTTCAATACATGGTGTCAGAATTAAGAACTTCACGCTGAGGAAGAGATGGCTAAATCTGGACCTCCGGAGCCGTTTGACTTTACACAGCAGGCAGAGTGGCCGATATGTTCCCGAGTGGCATCAGAGTGGCTGTTGGTGCTGAAGAAACTGTGTCTTATTACCTCATATCATGAAAGTGTTGCAGAAAGGTTTTCAGTCACAAGGTAGGAGCGCTTTTACGATTACCTCTTTCTTTTGCTGCTGTCACTAAATGCATATAATATGTACCTGGAGAGAGACAGTATGATGGTCTGTACTAGATGAAAGTCCTCATACTGTCATCACGTCAcagtgtttatattttttacaccTTATATTTGTCTGAGCTATAATAATACTTTGAGCAACATTAAAAATTCATTCCACAGTCAAATCAATGTTTTAGCTTCACTCAGAATCAAAATGAGACCCACAAACAGCCTTCAGCCGGTTATCAGTCTGTGTCTGCTGATTGGTCTGTTTCAATGACTTTGTCCACAACTTTTAATAAGAGTCAACTGATCCATGTCCACAGACAGAGGCTTCTATAAtaatggtaataataataataataatggagcTTATTGGTTctttgtatggtttctctcttATATTCAGATTGTATGGaactgtgtgtaaaataagCAACTTGGGGATCTCATACATACAAGAGTATTGTGCAATAAGTTGCATTATGGGTGTGTTATAATGTGGTTGGCACACAAGGTGCCGagttctttttaatatttttaactctgtgattAACCCCTGTGCCACTGTTGCTATGGAGGCTTCCTTTGCACTTTGTGAAAACTTTTTGAAACACTTAATTGAAAAAATCTCAGCTTTAAGGTCTCAACATTCACAGGGAGTGTTAGACGTAAGTGCTCTActgtttttcagcagtttgagCCTGTGAGTTTTTCTGTCTTAAAGGAAGTAAACTCTCACTTAGGACCTCCTA
The sequence above is a segment of the Oreochromis aureus strain Israel breed Guangdong linkage group 3, ZZ_aureus, whole genome shotgun sequence genome. Coding sequences within it:
- the LOC120435769 gene encoding histone H2B 1/2, which translates into the protein MPEPAKSAPKKGSKKAVTKTAGKGGKKKRKTRKESYAIYVYKVLKQVHPDTGISSKAMSIMNSFVNDIFERIAAEASRLAHYNKRSTITSREIQTAVRLLLPGELAKHAVSEGTKAVTKYTSSK